The following are encoded together in the Lathyrus oleraceus cultivar Zhongwan6 chromosome 3, CAAS_Psat_ZW6_1.0, whole genome shotgun sequence genome:
- the LOC127131407 gene encoding uncharacterized protein LOC127131407 yields the protein MPKPHKPWYDENARCAFYDNSEGHTTENCKVFKLRVQELIDQKILSFADVPNVGNNPLPKYDGSGVNAIDSSTDDGLIKDVFKLKTLLTVVHARLIEAELMNGFIRAKIDEDVAVIVPVFDQERFPKPFVVPYKRNVDLEPVKKIEPMVIYVPAPFSFDSTKAVPWNYEPVVYVGNKPVILKEPDVTNIAGASGVTRSGRFFAPEVIPNKESAPTVEPTKGKEVNPPEAGEGLSKKAVTAKEDREFLKIIKKKDISVIQFDNVVANLNASSCLMFTDDDLPPNGREHNMTLHISIQCADVTLARVLVDTGSSLNMLPKTTLSQLNIEGVQMRPSALIVKAFDGSKRTVIMEIDLPILIGPQTFRITFQVMDIRPAYSCLLGRP from the exons ATGCCGAAGCCGCATAAGCCTTggtatgatgagaatgctagatGTGCCTTTTATGATAATTCAGAGGGTCATACAACAGAGAATTGCAAGGTGTTCAAGCTTCGGGTCCAAGAGTTGATAGATCAGAAAATATTGTCTTTTGCTGATGTTCCAAATGTGGGGAACAATCCTTTGCCTAAATATGATGGTTCAGGTGTCAATGCTATAGATAGTTCAACTGATGATGGATTGATAAAGGATGTGTTCAAGTTGAAGACTCTTTTAACGGTGGTCCATGCTAGATTGATTGAAGCAGAATTGATGAATGGA TTCATTAGAGCAAAGATTGATGAGGATGTTGCTGTGATTGTGCCTGTATTTGATCAAGAGAGGTTTCCCAAGCCTTTTGTGGTCCCTTATAAGAGAAATGTTGACCTAGAGCCAGTGAAGAAGATTGAGCCCATGGTTATCTATGTTCCCGCTCCATTCTCATTTGACAGTACCAAAGCAGTGCCTTGGAACTATGAGCCTGTAGTTTATGTGGGTAACAAACCAGTAATCTTGAAAGAGCCAGACGTGACTAACATCGCTGGAGCTAGTGGTGTGACTCGAAGTGGAAGGTTTTTCGCTCCTGAAGTGATCCCAAACAAAGAAAGTGCACCAACAGTTGAACCAACAAAGGGGAAAGAGGTAAATCCTCCAGAAGCAGGAGAAGGCTTATCTAAGAAAGCAGTGACTGCTAAAGAGGATAGAGAATTCTTGaagatcatcaagaaga AAGACATCAGTGTTATTCAGTTTGATAATGTGGTTGCTAATCTCAATGCTAGTAGTTGTTTGATGTTCACTGATGATGATTTACCCCCTAATGGACGAGAACATAATATGACGCTTCATATCTCCATTCAGTGTGCAGATGTTACCTTGGCTCGAGTACTGGTAGATACAGGTTCATCCTTGAACATGTTACCTAAGACTACCCTGTCACAATTGAATATTGAAGGGGTGCAGATGAGACCCAGTGCTTTGatagtaaaagcttttgatgggtctaagCGAACAGTTATTATGGAGATTGACCTCCCAATCCTGATTGGCCCTCAAACTTTCCGtattaccttccaggtaatggatattagacctgcctatagctgtctgttAGGTAGACCTTGA
- the LOC127131408 gene encoding uncharacterized protein LOC127131408 — protein MYVVREEQASFREEMDSVKSKIEQIFEAIQALARREEKARVTAAARNDALVQGVALQSGPSVPIPNPVIYGLPPGFVPPPERTHVPPPAYTSRVADGVAVQGPPIVNQVVMPHTDEELQNEFEMQNYNGASLMLIPTAAQDSEAILMCHALAEKLRILEGHNSTCLSALEMCLVPDVVIPPKFKAPEFEKYKGLTCPNIHLKMYYRKMDAYARDDKLMIHCFQDSLTGAYLDWYMQLECSNIHTWDELA, from the coding sequence ATGTATGTAGTTAGAGAAGAACAAGCTTCCTTCAGAGAGGAGATGGACTCTGTCAAAAGCAAGATCGAGCAGATCTTTGAGGCTATACAAGCTCTGGCTAGAAGGGAAGAAAAGGCACGTGTTACCGCTGCTGCAAGGAACGATGCTCTAGTTCAAGGGGTTGCTCTTCAGTCAGGACCTTCAGTTCCTATTCCAAATCCCGTTATCTACGGTCTTCCTCCAGGTTTTGTTCCACCGCCTGAAAGAACTCATGTGCCTCCACCTGCGTATACTTCTAGAGTAGCTGATGGAGTCGCTGTGCAAGGACCTCCGATAGTCAATCAAGTAGTCATGCCCCACACTGATGAGGAGCTCCAGAACGAGTTTGAAATGCAGAATTATAATGGAGCTTCTCTAATGCTCATCCCTACTGCTGCCCAAGATTCTGAGGCTATCTTGATGTGTCATGCTCTGGCCGAAAAGCTAAGAATCTTAGAAGGACATAACTCAACCTGTTTAAGTGCCTTGGAGATGTGTCTAGTCCCAGACGTGGTGATTCCTCCAAAATTCAAAGCgcctgaatttgaaaaatacaaaggcCTCACATGTCCTAACATACATTTGAAAATGTATTACAGAAAAATGGATGCCTATGCCAGAGATGATAAGCTCATGATCCATTGCTTTCAGGACAGTCTAACTGGGGCATATTTGGACTGGTACATGCAATTGGAATGTAGCAACATCCACACTTGGGATGAGTTGGCTTAA
- the LOC127127902 gene encoding uncharacterized protein LOC127127902 yields the protein MLRWLQMFRICSVQPCHMQRNQGAGFRYLHTAKMDLRENQIVENQHHPVMYQNVVVMRHSERIDNVEPLWISTATRPWDPPLTQPGRVLAFKTGQGIRKNLGFPIHQLFVSPFLRCVQTAAEIVIALSAVDDAGGSVSRDDISSDPSKVKVSIENGLCEMLNTIAIRINVAPKDGNFSFDIPQLETMFPNGTVDTNHVVMVHKELPKWEESVSEANVRYQETITNLADKYPTENLLLVTHGEGTQVALSSYTKDVVEHKVKYCGYVQLRRPIFKSDDSFIGGKFNLLTHIGQNGVNYISSQEL from the exons ATGCTTCGGTGGTTACAGATGTTTCGAATCTGCAGTGTTCAGCCATGTCATATGCAGAGAAATCAAGGAGCTGGTTTTCGATATTTACATACAG CGAAAATGGATTTAAGAGAAAACCAAATTGTGGAAAACCAGCATCATCCAGTTATGTACCAAAACGTCGTCGTAATGAGGCACAGCGAACGCATCGATAACGTCGAGCCATTATGGATATCCACAGCCACGCGACCGTGGGATCCGCCACTGACTCAACCGGGTCGAGTTCTAGCATTCAAAACGGGTCAAGGTATCCGAAAGAACCTCGGATTCCCGATTCATCAACTGTTTGTCTCCCCTTTTCTACGTTGCGTCCAAACTGCTGCAGAAATTGTCATCGCTCTCTCCGCCGTTGACGATGCCGGTGGAAGTGTCAGCCGTGACGACATTTCTTCTGATCCTTCAAAAGTCAAG GTATCTATTGAGAATGGATTATGTGAAATGCTAAACACAATAGCTATTCGGATCAACGTTGCTCCAAAAGATGGGAATTTCAGTTTTGATATTCCACAGCTTGAAACCATGTTCCCAAATGGAACTGTGGATACTAATCATGTAGTTATGGTGCATAAAGAG CTACCTAAATGGGAAGAATCAGTTTCGGAAGCAAATGTTAGATATCAAGAAACAATTACAAATCTTGCAGATAAATATCCTACTGAAAACTTGTTGCTTGTTACACATG GGGAAGGGACTCAAGTGGCTCTTTCTTCATACACAAAAGATGTTGTGGAACATAAAGTGAAATATTGTGGCTATGTACAACTTAGACGTCCTATATTTAAAAGTGATGATTCTTTTATTGGTGGAAAGTTCAATTTACTAACTCATATTGGTCAAAATGGGGTAAACTATATTTCTTCACAAGAACTCTGA